A genomic window from Camelina sativa cultivar DH55 chromosome 2, Cs, whole genome shotgun sequence includes:
- the LOC104723194 gene encoding probable pectate lyase 20 — protein MASTQVLVFLASALLLSMFFSGVDSTRSNETWHEHAVENPDEVAAMVDMSIRNSTARRRLGYFSCSTGNPIDDCWRCDRKWQFRRKRLANCAIGFGRNAIGGRDGRYYVVSDPNDDNPVNPRPGTLRHAVIQEEPLWIVFKRDMVITLKQELIMNSFKTIDGRGVNVHIANGACLTIQFVTNIIIHGIHIHDCRPTGNAMVRSSPSHYGWRTMADGDGISIFGSSHIWIDHNSLSNCADGLIDAVMASTAITISNNYFTHHNEVMLLGHSDTYTRDRVMQVTIAYNHFGEGLIQRMPRCRHGYFHVVNNDYTHWEMYAIGGSASPTINSQGNRYLAPRNRFAKEVTKRDYAGQWQWRHWNWRSEGDLFLNGAFFTRSGSGLGASYARASSLAAKSSSLVGVITYNAGALNCRGGRRC, from the exons GTCTAATGAAACATGGCATGAACATGCAGTTGAGAATCCAGATGAAGTAGCTGCAATGGTGGACAT GAGCATTAGGAACAGCACAGCGAGAAGAAGACTAGGATACTTCTCATGCTCTACCGGAAACCCAATAGACGATTGTTGGCGTTGTGACCGGAAATGGCAATTCAGGCGAAAACGTCTAGCCAATTGCGCAATCGGGTTCGGTCGCAACGCAATCGGAGGCCGAGACGGTCGTTACTACGTAGTAAGTGACCCAAACGACGATAACCCGGTTAACCCTAGACCGGGAACGTTACGTCACGCAGTGATTCAAGAAGAGCCACTTTGGATCGTCTTTAAACGTGACATGGTCATTACGTTAAAACAAGAGCTGATCATGAACAGTTTCAAAACAATCGATGGTCGTGGCGTTAATGTTCACATAGCTAATGGTGCATGCCTAACGATTCAGTTCGTGACTAACATTATCATCCATGGGATTCATATACATGATTGTAGACCTACTGGTAACGCTATGGTTAGAAGCTCTCCTTCGCATTATGGTTGGAGAACTATGGCTGATGGAGATGGGATCTCCATTTTTGGGTCTAGTCATATTTGGATTGATCATAATTCACTTTCGAATTGTGCTGATGGGCTTATTGATGCTGTAATGGCTTCCACTGCTATTACCATCTCCAACAATTACTTCACACACCACAACGAG GTTATGTTATTGGGGCATAGTGATACCTATACAAGGGACAGGGTTATGCAAGTTACAATCGCTTATAACCACTTTGGTGAAGGTCTTATTCAGAGAATGCCAAG GTGTAGGCATGGATATTTTCACgtagttaacaatgactacACACATTGGGAAATGTATGCGATCGGTGGCAGTGCAAGTCCTACCATTAACAGTCAGGGAAACAGATATCTCGCCCCGAGAAACCGGTTTGCGAAAGAG GTGACGAAGAGAGACTATGCAGGGCAATGGCAATGGAGGCATTGGAACTGGAGATCAGAAGGAGATCTTTTCTTAAACGGAGCTTTCTTTACACGTTCTGGATCAGGACTTGGAGCTAGCTACGCTAGAGCTTCAAGTTTAGCAGCCAAATCGTCATCCCTTGTTGGCGTCATCACCTACAATGCCGGTGCTCTTAATTGCAGAGGTGGTCGCCGGTGTTAA